The DNA window GGAAGGACAGTTTTGCGAGTCACCCCGGCGACGCCGGGAAAATGGCGTCTTTACTTCGAGAGTACCGGATTCCAGGGCGGGAAAAGATCATCGCCATTTGCGGGAAACGCGAAGAGAATAAAGACGGGATCTGGGAGCGTCGATTGAAGAAGCAGCAGGCACAGAAAGTCGATTTTCGCTCCGACCGCGAAAAGAATAACTGCCAGATATTGATTCGTCGTTTTAAGGAAGGACAGACGCCGGACAGTCGACTTTCACTCCGTGAAAGATCGCGTTCTTTTGCGGAGCAAAAGACGACTGACCGTCGACCTCCGTCAGTTAAAAGTTTCCCGTTCCCCGTGAAAGGCGACTGACCTTCAGTCAAAGGTTCCCATGGTCCGCGTGCTTTCCGCACCGATGCGATCAACGCTTTGATGACCTTGCCGCCGAACTGGCTGAGCTGCTTATAACGTCCCGCACCTGCTGCTTCCGGTAATTCAGCACCTCGAACCGGGCGATGCTGAACGCCCAGGCTTTGAAGTGGGCGCCAGGCTGGAAGTCGGCCCGTTTTTCCCAGATGCGGGCGCTGGTCTGCTGGGCCACGTCTTGCGCGGCGGCGTCGCCGGGAGCAGCGACTTGACGTACAGCAGCAACGGCGGCTGACTGGCGGTCAGCAGCGCCACAAACGGTTCGTCCGGCTCGTGCGGATGCGGTGTTTCCATGTCTGCAGATGCCCCGATTTCCCGTAAGGTTAACCGGAAAATTTCGACATCGGCACACTTTTTTATCCGCAGGGACGATTCCCCGTGGTGAAATCGGCCGTAGGTCTCATCAATGGCCAGGCGAGAGGAGAACGTTCAGGCGGCGAGCTGCTTGCGCCACCAGGCGACGCCGCCGATGGCGAGCGCCAGCACGCAGGCCAGCGCCGCGAGCGTCCCGGCCCAGGAACCGGTTTGACGGGCAGGCGGGGCGTCGCCCGGAACTGCGGCGATGGCGACCGGCGGCGGGATGATCGGCTTCGATACGCCAGGCACCGGTACGCCAGGCACCGGTACGCTTGGCGTAGACGCGTTAGAAGTTGACGCGTCCGGCGTTGACGCGCCGTAACGGGGAGTGCCTGTGGGAGCGGGGCGAGCCGGCTGCGCGGAGGAAGACGGCGTCGCCGTGGCCGGCGGATTGGCGGGGGCGACGGGCGCCAGTTTGATCGGGCGATAGTCTTTCACCACCAGTTGCACGGCCGTCTCTTCGGTGGCCGTGTTGACCAGCCTGGCCGCTTTGACGGCGGCCTGAATCACCAGGTAGTTCCCGGCGTCGTTTGCCTGGCGATATTCGTGCATCTGGGGTGGAACGGAATTCTGGTACTGCAGATACGCCTCGATCCACGGATGCGGCGGAGGCAGGTCGACGATCTCGATGTCGGCCGCTTCAAACTCGATCTCCAGGGCGTACGGCTGGTTGGGCGCCAGCGCCGCATCGGGAGGCAGCCAGAGTTCCTTGTCGACCCGGAGCACGGGAAAGATCGGTTCCGTGGTCGGACGCGCCACCGGCACGCCGGCGATCGTCGATTGCCCGCCGGCGAACGAGCCCTGGCGGCTCTGCGGATTCGCACGCTCCCCGTCCGCATTGGGCGTGACGAAGGCATACTGGCGACTGCCGAAGTAAATCTCTGCGGGGGCGCGGGACAGAAGCTGTGACCAGTTGCTGTCCTTCTGGCTTTCTTCCGGAGTAATCGGCTTGAACCGCTGGTTGGGATGAAGTCTGCTTGGAAATAACCTGTAAGACGAGGTCGCCGTGCCCAGATCATCGCTGTGGGGACTTCCGTAGACGGCCTCTTCCAGGACCGCCGGCGCCGGAGCTTCCTCCCCGCGCCGATCGCGGAAGTCGAACTTGCCGAACCGGAGCGTGAAATGATTCTCCAGCCGCGGGCTGTTCTGCTTTGCCCATTCGCGGAAAGGGGCCGCTAGCTCCTGGCGTTCGTTCTGCGGCGGCAGTTGTTCGAACGGCGGCAACGCCTGGCCGAGCTGCGGATCCACGCCGTAATTGTTCTTCTCGGGATTCTCGCGAAACCAGAATTCGTGCTGGATCCGGGCGACCAGGAACTGGTCCAGGTACTGCTCAAACGATTCCGGCGTCAGGCGGGCGACCAGCAGCGGGATCGCCGCCGGCGTCAACGGACGGGCCGCACCGTCTGCCGGGGCTCCCGGCGAGTCGCCCGGTTTCCCGTCGGTCGAACCGCTCGACGCCGCGCGGGCGAACGGGTCGTCATCGACATGGGGGATGCTGGCGGGCAGATCTGTGGCCGGGATGAATGCGACGGGCTCGCCTTTGCTGGTTTCGATCTCGACGCCTTGCACCTTGCCGACGATGATGGCCCCGGGCCGAAGGGGATTCTCAATTCCGTGCTGTTCGGTCAATGCGACATCCAGTTCCGAGACGACAATCCGCATCTGCATTCTCGCATGCCAGTCGCGGATGCCGGCCAGCTTGTCAACGGTTTTCCGGGTGAGCGGAACTCGATCGAAATGAATCTGCCGATCCAGCGCGACGGCGACCGGATAGTTGGTGATCACGCCAATCCTGTCGCGCAGCGTGTTGACCGTTTCCTGGCTGAACCGGGGAGCTCTGTCGAACATGCGGACGGCCGTTTCGCCGACCGGATCGCTGGCTTCGCCGAAGAACTTTACTTCGTACAGGGTTTTGTCCCGCAAGGATTCCGGGAAGGTAATCGCGGGCAGTTTCCGCGGACGGCCGAAGTCGGCCGTGGTGATCTCGTTCAGCGGATCAAAGGCCGGCTCTTCGTCGCTGGACCCTCTCCGCTGGGGCAGCAGGGCCAGGGTCTCTGGGTCGTATTCCACTTCGCCCAGGGGGATGCGGATGGCGGCCTGGCGGGGAGCTTTGGCGGCGGTCGTTTGCACGAGCTTCTTGACGACCGGCCTGAGTTCCGGGGCGGTGATTTCGGGATCGCGGCCGATGATCTTCTCGCGATCGAACATAAATACGCCGGCTTCGATTTTGTAGCGCGGGTCATAGCCTTTTTCGCTTTTGAGGAACTCCCAGGCGCGATCGTCGCCCGTCAGCAGTTGGGGCAAGGCGCCTGACGCCAGGGGCGAGCCGGCGGCGTCCAGCTTTTGCCACTGGTAATACATCAAAGGGTGTCGGGGGTTCAGGCCGATGCTTGTCGCGTATCGCATCAGCTGTTCCGGCGTGCCGCGGTCCTGCTGGAAATGCTTCCAGAAAAAAACCTCGCGTCGGATCTGGTCCAACGTGAGTTCCTCCAGGCGTTCCGGCAGCACCAGCTGGAAGTCCTTCTGGATCTGCAGTAACGCCATCCGCCGACGATTGAGGGCCGGAGCCTCGTCAATCGTAAAGTGACGCTTTCCGCCGGCGGCCGGCGGCGCGGATTCGCCGGGCAGGAACTGTTCCGCGGCAAAGGTCTGCAGCACCTGGCCCGTGCCCGGATGTAGCGCCCGCGCCAGGACCACCCGGGCGGGAACGGGCTGCAGCTGGCCTTCGGCGATCTGCATGGGGCCGACCTCCAGCAATACGTCCAGCGGAATCCAGCGGTCGGGCTGTCCCTTTTGCTGGGGCAGCCCCAGCAGGAATGCTTCGGCCTGAGCCGGTTTCATCGATAGCGCCGGCATCCGGCCGATGCCTTCCACCACGATCGGAAAGCTGCCGGGGATCTTTCGCTGGAACAATCCTTTAGGAAACAGGGGCTGCTCCAGTTGCGAGACTAGCGGATTCCAGCTGAACTGCACAAACGGATCGGCAGGGCGGGCCCGAGGCGTCACCATTCGCGGGACAATCAGGTGCGGTCCCTCCGGCAGTTGCCAGCTGTACGTGTCGGTGTTGTTGTGAAAGGTCAGGTCGTAGTAGGAACGATCAAAGGGGAACCCCCCGATTGCTTCGTCGTACCTGTCCAGCTGCATTTTCCACTGGACGCGGAATCGTTGGACGGTCGGTCCTTTTTCGACGCCGGCCAGTTTGGCGGCGGCGAACGTCCGGATCTGTTCGACGATCCGCTTGCGGGCGAACTCGCTGGCCTTCATCTCGTCCTGCAGACGCCGGTATTCGTCGGTAATCGGCCCCGAGGCCTTGGGCGGAATCATATACACCGCATAGACCTCGCCCAGGAAAGACTCACTGACCTTCAGCAGATCGCTCTGGGCCGCGTAGTACAGCATCAGCAGCGAGCGATAGTCGGGCGGCGGAGCGTTCTCCAGCGTTACTTCCCCTTTGGCGTCGTCTGCCGCCGGAACCTCGCTTTTGGGTGCTCCGGCCGGCGCCGGTGCGGCGTCGCCTGCGGTGGGAGCGTCGCTTGTCGCTTTGTCCGCCAGGGAGCGGACGTACTCGCGATCCGGCTGGCTGAGAAGTTCCAGCTTGACCGTGATCTCCTGGCCGTTGTCGGATCGCTTCAGCCGTACCTGCGAACCTTCGGCGCCGACCAGTTCCGCCTGCAGGCGAAAGGCGCCGTCGATGCTGGTCCAGGTGCGTTCTTCGGCGTGGAGGAGCGCCGCGCTGGTCAGGAGGAAAACAGTCGTGATGAATGCGATGCGAAACATGGGAAGACTCCCGGCGCCTGGCTTAGGAAGCGGAACAAATGCTGTACACCCAAAGGCAGCCCGCCAGCAGGCCGAGCAGGAACGTCCAGGAGCAAACGATGCGCAGCACGCGAGTGAGCCGCGTGCATTTCTTCAGCGTGACTCCGACGGCGACCGTCGGAACGGCGGCCAACAGCAGATGTCCCCACCAGGGCATCGTCACGCCGGATTGCACATCCAGATAAATCACCAGGATCAGGGCGCCGATCATCATCAGCACGGAGAATTTCTCGTCGCGCTCCTTCGCGGCGAATTCCGCCCTGGCCTTCGTTGCTTTGGCCCGTTCGACCTCCCTCTTGGCGAGTTGCTCGGGCGTGAGAGGAACGTCGGGCGTCCGCGTATACGTGGAGGGGCCGCTGGACGAGGGCGCGTAAGACGGCGGCGCAGATGACGACGACTGTCGACGCGCTTCATACTCTTGCTTTGTGCGTTCCAGACGCTGGTTCTGTTCCCGGGCGTGTCGCCCCCAGGCTCCGCCGGACCCGCTGCCCAGACCGTACATTTGGCCCAGCATGTATTCGCCAACCCAGTTTTCATCGGACATAGGACTCTCCTTCGAAAGGAAGCAGGGAGATGAGATTTTGCCCCGGCAAGGAACCTTATCAGGCGTGCTAACGGACCTATCACCAGGCGGACCCGTTTACCCGACGCCCTGCCGGAAAAATCTCGAAAAAAATTTGAGCCGGCGTTGAGGAGGCAGTTAAACTAAGCCACCTCCGCTATGGACAAAGGTCACAGGTCCGCGACTTCGAAAGCAAGGATGTCGCGAACGAACCCTAACGGATCAAATGCATGACGCAGGATGGCTCGGTAACTCGCTGGATTCACGGTCTGAAAGCCGGGGCCAGCGACGAAGTCCAGCAGCAACTCTGGAATCGCTATTTCGAACGCCTGGTGCAGGTTGCGCGCGGGCGGCTGTCGCGGGATCTGTGCCGGGTGGAAGACGAAGAAGATGTGGTGCTGAGCGTCTTTGATAGTTTTTTCGCCCGTGTTCAGACCGGTCAGTTTCCGGAGCTGAACGATCGCAGCAGTCTGTGGCCGTTGCTGGTGGCGATCACGGTTTGCAAAACCAAGAATCTGCACCGTCGCCAGCGAGCGCAGAAAAGAGACGCTTTCCGCGCCGTTTCCGCCTCCCCCGGCCCGGGGAAAACTGACTGGCTGGAGCAGCTGGCCGATCAGGAGCCCACGCCGGAAATGGCGGCCGAGACCGCCGAAGAGGCGAACCGGATGCTTGAGACGCTGGAGAAGGAATCCCTGCAGAGCGTCGCCCGGATGAAACTGGAGGGTTATACCAACCGGGAAATCGCGGAACGGCTGGGCGTGATGGAGCGGACCATCGAGCGGCGTTTAACGCTGATCCGCCAGCTATGGACGGAGTTTGCCGAAGCATCGCTTGAGGAACGGCCTGCCGAGTCGGAGTAGCCGGACGTCGTTTGCCGAGATCGCTCCTGCGCTCGCCGGCTGTCGTACGATTTTCTCCTTTGCCTGATTTTCTGGACGTTCACGCGTCGGGTTATCGCCAGAAACCGTGATTACAACCGAGTGAAGGAGAAACTTCCGACTGCAGGAAATGCGTTATGGATCCCTCGTACGATATTGCCCAGCTCCCGGCGAAGTGCCAGGCCCGGATTGAAGAGATTTGCGAAGGCTTTGAGCTTTCCTGGCAAGGCTCGGAACCGCAGGATCTGGCGGATACCGTCCAGAAGATCGACGGCGGCCTGCAAACAGTGTTGCTGCGCGAACTGCTGCAGATTGAGCAGCATTATCGTTCCCGGTCGCTGGGGCGTCCGGTGACGGCGGAGGAGCTGCAGCAATCGCACGCCCAGCTGGCGGAGGAGATCCAGCGCGAGTTTCTGCTGGATTCGGACGGACGTGAACTGCCTGCAACCGCTTTCCTTCGTGAGGGCTCGCCCGGCAAGCAGCAGGAGGCATCGGACGACGATAGCAGCCTGTTCCCGCAGTTGCCGGCGACGCTGGATCGCTATCGCATTCTGCAGCCGCTGGGCAGCGGCGGCATGGGCTGCGTGTTTCTGGCCGAAGACACCATGCTGGAACGGCAAGTCGCGCTGAAGTTTCCGCACCGCGATACCCGGCGCAGCGCCGCCCAGGCGGCCCGTTTTCTGCAGGAAGCCAAAGCGGCCGCCACGCTCAACCATCCGCACCTGTGCGCCGTGCACGATGTGGGCGAGGCCGCAGGACTGCCTTACCTGTCGATGGAATATATCGATGGCGAGCCGCTTTCGGATCGGTTGCGATCCGGCCGGCGGCTTACGCAGACCGAGTCCGTCCAACTGATCCGCAAACTGGCGAGCGCCCTGCAGGAAGCCCATGACCAGGGCGTGGTGCATCGCGACATCAAGCCGGCCAACGTCATGATCAATCATCGGGGAGCGCCCGTCCTGACCGATTTTGGACTGGCCCAGCGAAACGCGCCGACCGACTCCCGTCTGACCCAGAACGGCGATCTGCTGGGCACGCCGGCTTACATGTCGCCCGAACAGATCGACGGCGACCTGGAACGGATTGGCCCGGCGACCGACATCTATTCACTGGGGGCCATCTTCTACGAGTTGCTCAGCGGGCAGCGACCGTTCCGCGGTTCTACCGCCGCCGTGCTGGGAAGCATCATGACAACCGATCCGCAGCCGATCGCTACGCTGCAGCCGTCGGTTGATCCGGCGCTGGAGGCGATCTGCCAGCGAATGATGGCCCGGCCGATCGAAGAGCGGTTCGCATCGATGCAGGAAGTCGCCGACGCCCTGGAGTCCTGGAGCGACGCTGCGCAGCCCGCCCCGGCGTCGCCTCGCGACCGGCGCCCCATGGCGATGCCGCTGATAGGGACGCTGGCCGCCATCGCCCTGGCGTGCGGGGTCCTGTTTCTGGTGCGTACGCCGAAAGCGACCTTTCGCGTGGAAGTGAAAGACCCGCAAGTGCGCGTGCTGGTCGACGACCAGAACCTGGCGTTGACCGACGGCAGCTGGGAAGGCAAGAAGAAAGCCGGGCCGCATCAACTGGGGGTGATGATCGGCGACCAGCAACTGAAGCTGGGAGAAACGACCGTCATCCGGCTGGACGGCGAGCAGCGCCAGGTCCGACTGGCCGTGTCGGGAATCGAAGTCGTCGGCGATCGGTTCGAGATCGCCCGCGACGGCAAAACGAGCGCGGTGGTCGAAGTAATCTGGGAGCCGGATTCCGTAGCCGGAACGCCGCCTGTCCCCGAAGAGAACGCCGTTGCGGCGGCGGAGATCAGTCCGACGCCAGGCGACGAACCTCTGACAGAAATCGATCCCATGCTGGATATCGATCTCATGCGAGACGACGATCCCCTGTCCGCAGCGAAAGATCCTCGGTCCGCCGCGGAACTGATGGCGACCGGCGACTGGGAGTGGCGCGTCATTAAAAAGCTGAGCCTCGGCTCAAATGCCTTTGAATACGATGCCGATATGAGCGCCGATCGTTTGACCCTCGTGTTCAGCGGGGCCCGAAGCGGCGGTCACGGCAATCGCGACCTGTGGATGGCGACCCGCCCCTCGCCGGATGCTCCCTGGTCGAAAGTGACCAACCTGGGACCTGAGGTCAACACCGAGCATAGCGAGTATGAAGTTCGATTGACGAACGATGGACTCACGCTTGGTTTTGTGCGGATGGGGGAGAACTGGAGCGCCAGGTATTTCTCTACCCGGGAAACGCCCCTTTCTTCCTGGTCGACCGCCCAGGCCCTGGACGAAGATTCCGACCTCCCATTTCACGATGGATACTCTCGCGACGGTCTGAGCAGAATGCAAACGCAACTCCGGGGCCCCGGGCATGGTTTGGACCTGCAGCTGTTTCAACGCACGGCGCCAGGCGAGCCCTGGACGGGTTCGCCCGAGGCCGGTCCGCTGGTGAACACGGCCGCCGACGAAATGCGCGGCGTCATCAGCAATGACTGTCGGCTGCTGTTTTTTGTACGACGAACGCGAGCCACTTCGGACGAGGTCGCCACGCACCGGATTTTTGTCGCCACGCGGGCGGACAAGAACTCTCCCTGGTCCGAGCCGACGCTGCTGGATCACGAATTTCCTTACGCCACCTCCGACAAGCATCGTCTCTTGCCTGACGAAAAGTCGCTGCTCTTTGCTTCCTCCCGTCCCCGGGAACGAGGATCCGGGATCTGTCTCGCCCGTCTGGTCAGAAAGCAGCCCAGGAAAGAATCGAAGCCGGCCGAGTAAAGCGCGTCGTTGGTGCAGCGTACGGCCTGGCCGCCTCGCGCGCAGGACAAAGGAGTTGCAGCGATCGCGCCGCACGGCGGTTGTCGCTCCCGGCCTGTACCGCTACCTTTGACGACTTGTCCGTCAGAGGGGGCCAGGCAGAACGAGCGTTTCTCGCAGCACGCCTGGCCATCACCCAGAAACTGCAAGCGTGGGAGTGCGCGTGATTCGCCAATATCAGGAAACCGATCTCGAAGATCTGCTGGCTGCCTGGGCGGCCGCCTCGGAGTTGGCCCATCCGTTTCTGTCGCCGGAGTTTCAGGCCCAGGAACGGAAGAACATCCCGCAACTTTATCTGCCCAATGCGGAAACCTGGGTCACGGAAAAAGACGGCCAGGTGATTGGCTTCATCGCGCTGATCGGTAACGAAGTGGGGGCGATCTTCGTCCATCCCCGCTATCACGGCCAGGGCTTTGGACGCGGCCTGATGGACAAGGCGAAAGAGCTGCGCGGCGAACTGGAAGTCGAAGTCTTCACCGCCAACACCCTCGGACGTGCGTTCTACCAGCGGTACGGCTTCCAGCTGGTCGAGGAAAAAGTCCACGAGCCAACCGGCCAGGATCTGATGCGTTTGCGGCTGTCCCCGCCCGCTGACGCTAAGTAAGCTGCGACAAAGGAGCCGTGCTGTCGGCGAACTGCTCGATCCCCAGTCCCATCGCCTGGGCGATGGTCAGATGGGTGTTGGCAAAGGGGGTCGCTTCCGTAAAGCGATGCAGCGCGCCGTGTTTGAGCCCGCACTGCCGGCCGCCGGCGACCACGATCGGATAGTTCCGCGCCTGGTGGGTGGTGCTGGTGCCGCAGCCGTACAGGATCATGGTGCGGTCCAGCAGCGTGTCGCCCCCTTCCGGACAGCCCTGCAGGCGTTCCAGAAAATGGGCCAGTTGCTGGGCCAGGAACTGGTCGTACCGTCCCCAATCGGCGTAGCCGTCTGCTTTCCGGGCGCCGTGCGACAGCCCGTGATGGCTGTTCAGATTGATCGACTGCGGGAACTTGTCGCCCACGCCCTGGCTGTCTTCGCGTGCGATCTGATAGGTCGCCACGCGGGTGGAGTCGGTCTGGAAGGCCAGGAACATCAGGTCGTACATGGTGCGGATGAACTCGGCCGGATCGTCGGTTCCAGCCTTCAGGTTGACGGCCGTCGGATCGACATGCGGCTTGGCCACATCCAGCCAGGCTTCGGTACGATCGACCTGCTGTTCGACTTCGCGGACGGAAGCCAGGTATTCGTCCAGCTTTTTCTGATCGAGTTTCCCCAGCCGCCGGGACAACTGCCGGCTGTCTTCCAGCAAAAAGTCGAGCATGCTGCCGGTGTTCTGCAGGTCGGTCCGCTGCTGCGCTTTGGTGCTGCCTTCGGTTTTGCCGAACAGCCGTTCGAACACCCGCCGCGGTTGCGACTCGGCTGGGATCGGCAGGCCCGATTTGTTGAAGGAGAGCGTCGCCGTGCGGGCCGTGTAACCGATGCCGCTGTCGCTGGAAAGTACGAGCGAAGGGAAGCGGGTGTGGACGCTGGTCTGGCGGGCCAGGACCTGGTCGATGGAGATGGAGTTGGCGTACGCCTTGCTGATGTCGGCGCCGGTCAGAAAGATGTCGGCCGTGTTGTGCCCGACAATGGAGCGGCCACGAGGATGGCTCAGCCCCTGCAGAATGCTCAGCTCGTTGCGGTACGGACTCAGCGGCTGCAGCGACTGGGTGAAGGTGTAATCGCGGCCTTCGCCCCGCGGGAACCAGTGCCAGTCCTGGTGGGCCGGATGGTTCTCCGGCGGCAAACTGACGCCGTTGGGGAAGAAAACAAAGCAGGCCCGCCGCGGCAGTTCGGCCGGGGCGGCAGCGGCCGACATCCCTTCCAGCCAGGGCAAGGCCAGGGACAAGCCGGCGCCGCGCAGGAAGGTGCGACGATCAATCTGCCAGGTCTTGCGAGCCATCCGAATTTCCTCCTGAGGTCAGGCGCAAGAACGCCTGCGTCGTGTGTTATTTGGTTCGAAAAATCTCATGCAGCACGATGCGTTCGATCATCGGCGCCAGACGATAACCGTCGTCGATGAATGCCTCGGTCAGCGTGTCGACCGCCGGCGCATCGGTGAATTCCAGGCTGCGTCCCAGCGCGTAGATCAGCAGATTCTCGGTGAGCGCCCTGGCAAACGCCTTGGACTTGGATTGGACCAGATGCTGCTGCATCTCTCGCAAACCGGACACGCTTACGTTGCCCGGCAGCACGGCGGACGCATCGCGGGAAACGTTGACAGAAACCTCGCCCGCCCTCTCGGCCCGAGCTGACTTCCGGGCCCCCATTGGCTTCTGGGCGGACAGATCGGCGCCCCGCCAGCGACCGATCGCGTCGTAGTTTTCAAAGGTCAGCCCCCAGGGATCGATCTTTTGATGGCAATCAAAGCAGGCCGCGTTATTCCGATGCTCCTGCAGACGCTGGCTGAGCGTCAGCCCTTGTTCCAGCGTTGCTTCTTCCAGCTGCGGGACGTTCGGCGGCGGCGGGGGCGGCGGGTCGTTCAGCAACTGCCGCAGCAGCCAGACGCCGCGCTTGATCGGATGCGATTCCACGCCGTTGGAGTTGGCCGTTAAAATGCTCGCCTGCGTGAGCAGGCCGCTGCGTTGCGGGATGGCCGCGTTAGGCAGCGGGCGGAACTGCGAGCCGGCGACATTGGCGACGCCGTAATGTTTGGCCATCCGGTCGTTCAGCATGACAAACCGAGAGTCCAGAAACTCCAGCGCGGGCAAGTCATGGCGCAGGACGTGCCGGAAGAACGCATAGGTCTCCTCGGCCGAGTCGCGCTGCAAATCGTCGTTGTACTGGGGAAAGTGTTCCGGGTTCACGGCGACCCGTCCCAGTCCGCCCAGGTCCAGCCACTGGTAAACAAAGTTCTGCACAAACCGCTCGGAACGCTCATCGGCCAGCAACCGTTTTACCTGGACCGACAGAACCTGCGGATCGCCCAGCTTTCCGTCGTCGGCCAGCTGCCGCAGTTCATCGTCGGGCATGGTGCTCCAGAGCAGGTACGACAGCCGCGACGCCAGTTCATGATCGTTCAGCGTACGGGCGTCGCCTTCGGTGCGGGGCTCGCTGAGATACAAAAACTGCGGACTGCTGAGCACGACGGCCAGCGTGTCGCGCAGGGCGGTCTGGCGGTTCTGCGAGCGCTGGAGCATCAGGGCATGCAGCGCGAGCAGCCGCTGGATCTCTGCTTCAGCCACCGGCCGGCGAAAGGCCCGCGGGACAAACTTCCGCAGTACGGCTTCGACGAACGTTGTTTCATCGACAAACGCCTCCCGGTCCAGCAGCACCTGGTGGGCGGTCAACAACTGCGGGGCCGGGTAGATCACCTCCACCGAATCCAGCAGCAGGTCCGAAGTGATCGATTCGTTGGTAACGGTCACCAGTTCGCCGCGGAACTTGTCTTTGCCGGACAGGAACACCGGCAGCGCCTCCATCCGTGCGCGGAACTCAAAGGTTTGCGGTTCGTCCGCCGTGCCGGTAACGATCCGCCGACCCAGCGGCTTCAGGTTCAAAACGGCCCCCGACGCGCGGTATCCCATGGCCACTGTCATCTGGGGCTGCCCGTTCCCGCCTGCCGCCCTGACGCGGACCAGAATTTCGCCCTCGGTGGGCCAGGCGTCCAGCGTATAGGTCTGGCGGAATTCGGGGCGAATGATGATCGGCTCGAAAGTAGAGTGGCCCGCTTTCTGCTCCGCCAGCTCTGCCGGCGACAGGGGGAAAATGAACAGCCCATCGCGGCCGCCGACATTGGTTGCCTTTGATTTGCGAGTATAGCCTTGCGGTTCCGGCTGCCTGGCTGTCTTTGCTTTTTTGCCTTGCTTCCCAGGGGTCGCTTTCCCTTTACTCTGTTGCTGCAGGTCGGCGGCCTGGGCGGCGTGGGAAGCAACGTAATAATGGTACGCCTCGCTGAGGGCAGGCGGATTCAGGAAAAGCTCCAGCGCCTGACGGGCCGCCTGGAGGTAAGTCTCCAGCTGCACGGGGCTCATCAGCAAGGTCTGGCCGTTGTTCAGGAATCCATTGGGTGAGATCGCTTCCGGCGGCAAGTCCGAGGAAAAGTCGATCGACAGGCCGAGCAGATCCTCCATCGTATGCTGGTACTCATACCGCGTGAGCCGGCGCAGCACGACTTGCCCCTGCGTGGAGCGTCGCTGGACGGCTGCCGCTTCCAGTCCGGTGCGGATCCAGGCCGTCAATCGCTGGCGGGCTTTCCCCTCCAGCGGGTCGGCTTCGGCAGGCGGCATGTCGCCGGCGGAAATCTGGTTGAGCACCTCGTGCCACAGTTCGGCGTCGTCCCCCGCCACGAGATCCCGGTCCAGCTGATCCAGCCGCAAGCCGGCCTTGGACGTCTTCGGTCCGTGGCAGCTGATGCAGCTTTGCTGCAGGATCGCGTTAACCTCCGCCAGTTCGGCGACCGCATCGTCGGCCTGGGCGAACAGCGCCTGGCTTGCGAAACCGAAACAGCAGCACACCAGCGCGCACGCGAAGAGGGAAGGGATTCGAATCATGGCCACAGAAAGAGCGGAAAGGAGAGAGGATCGCGAAGGGGTGACATTGAACTCTACCCCGACGCGCCGCGCATCGCAAGTTGAACGTCCTCCCAGGACGGACCGTGCGGGAAAACAAGGACCTGCCTGGCCGATGGACGTGACCGCCGTCAGTCGCGGATAAAATCCGTTCTTTTCCCGGCCGGCCTGTTACCTTGTTATCCGCAGCGGCGTCTGTTTGTTAGCAATCGACAGGCCCTCGGAAGCGAGGCGCCTGGCAGCGAGCCTGAGCTGGCCGGATAGGCGTTGAACTTGAATTCCCCTGACCCCGATCATGATCTGCTGCGGCGTTGCCAGCTCAAAGAAACCGCGGCCCTGGCGGAGCTGATCGAGCGGCGGCAGCAATCGCTGTTCCAGCTGGCCCTGCGAACGATCGGCGGGGACGCGGCCCTGGCGGAAGAGATTGTCGTCGACGCCTTTTACAAAATCTGGAGAAACGCACGCGACTGGCGGGACGGCAGTCCTTCCTCCTGGATGAGCCGGATCGTGGTCCGCACGGCCCTCGACGCCCGCCGCAGCCAGCAG is part of the Lignipirellula cremea genome and encodes:
- a CDS encoding DUF1592 domain-containing protein, which encodes MCCCFGFASQALFAQADDAVAELAEVNAILQQSCISCHGPKTSKAGLRLDQLDRDLVAGDDAELWHEVLNQISAGDMPPAEADPLEGKARQRLTAWIRTGLEAAAVQRRSTQGQVVLRRLTRYEYQHTMEDLLGLSIDFSSDLPPEAISPNGFLNNGQTLLMSPVQLETYLQAARQALELFLNPPALSEAYHYYVASHAAQAADLQQQSKGKATPGKQGKKAKTARQPEPQGYTRKSKATNVGGRDGLFIFPLSPAELAEQKAGHSTFEPIIIRPEFRQTYTLDAWPTEGEILVRVRAAGGNGQPQMTVAMGYRASGAVLNLKPLGRRIVTGTADEPQTFEFRARMEALPVFLSGKDKFRGELVTVTNESITSDLLLDSVEVIYPAPQLLTAHQVLLDREAFVDETTFVEAVLRKFVPRAFRRPVAEAEIQRLLALHALMLQRSQNRQTALRDTLAVVLSSPQFLYLSEPRTEGDARTLNDHELASRLSYLLWSTMPDDELRQLADDGKLGDPQVLSVQVKRLLADERSERFVQNFVYQWLDLGGLGRVAVNPEHFPQYNDDLQRDSAEETYAFFRHVLRHDLPALEFLDSRFVMLNDRMAKHYGVANVAGSQFRPLPNAAIPQRSGLLTQASILTANSNGVESHPIKRGVWLLRQLLNDPPPPPPPNVPQLEEATLEQGLTLSQRLQEHRNNAACFDCHQKIDPWGLTFENYDAIGRWRGADLSAQKPMGARKSARAERAGEVSVNVSRDASAVLPGNVSVSGLREMQQHLVQSKSKAFARALTENLLIYALGRSLEFTDAPAVDTLTEAFIDDGYRLAPMIERIVLHEIFRTK